A window of the Hordeum vulgare subsp. vulgare chromosome 5H, MorexV3_pseudomolecules_assembly, whole genome shotgun sequence genome harbors these coding sequences:
- the LOC123452809 gene encoding light-inducible protein CPRF2-like: MDSAAGTATSPSPPPSAINPPPLAASISTTAPAPKLHFFCDSPAPSSRCSGAIVILCPCEQRCYQGWEAERLFREMECSGDEVVELSCARAGGGGGGGDPGEYAAVLKRKLQLYCAAVAKTMEAKPIESSLSGLNSQASDTSPLVSQASFDGDGTVVQGKPANSCTSKEQSDDDGDLEENTDPANAKRVKRMLSNRESARRSRKRKQAHQSDIESQVTQLRAENASLLNRLTDMTQKYKEASLGNRNLTVDIETMRRKVNIAEEAVRRVTGASLMFSTTSNNVPTASCVSVAASADAAPTEESMSHFLQGLLEDDLIKHDLSEVATPLPSGEEMDSRPASLRRVASLENLQKRIHRDSVHSEDTSIFSDDEVPAKAQ; the protein is encoded by the exons ATGGACAGCGCCGCCGGGACAGCGACCTCCCCGTCCCCTCCACCCTCCGCTATAAACCCTCCCCCCCTTGCCGCCTCCATCTCCACCACCGCTCCTGCTCCCAAGCTTCATTTTTTTTGCGATTCACCTGCTCCCAGCTCCCGCTGCTCCGGTGCAATAGTGATTCTTTGCCCGTGTGAGCAGCGCTGCTATCAGGGGTGGGAAGCAGAGCGGCTGTTTAGAGAAATGGAGTGCAGCGGCGACGAGGTGGTGGAGCTGAGCTGTGCccgcgccggcggcggcggcggcggtggagatcCCGGGGAGTACGCCGCGGTGCTGAAGAGGAAGCTGCAACTGTACTGCGCCGCCGTGGCCAAGACCATG GAAGCTAAACCTATAGAATCTTCTTTGAGTGGCCTCAACTCACAAGCTTCGGACACTTCGCCATTGGTTTCTCAAGCTTCTTTTGATG GTGATGGTACTGTTGTTCAAGGAAAGCCAGCTAATAGTTGTACATCAAAGGAGCAGTCAGATGATGACGGGGATCTTGAGGAAAATACAGACCCTGCCAATGCCAAGCGCGTGAAGAG GATGCTGTCAAATCGAGAATCTGCCAGGAGGTCAAGGAAAAGGAAGCAAGCCCACCAAAGTGATATAGAATCACAG GTTACCCAGTTAAGAGCTGAGAATGCATCTTTGCTAAACCGCCTGACTGACATGACTCAGAAATACAAGGAAGCTTCCCTTGGCAACAGGAATCTTACAGTTGATATTGAGACTATGAGGAGAAAG GTGAATATAGCTGAAGAAGCTGTCAGGAGAGTAACTGGAGCAAGCTTGATGTTCTCCACTACATCAAACAACGTGCCCACGGCTTCATGTGTGTCTGTTGCAGCTTCTGCTGATGCTGCTCCCACTGAGGAAAGCATGAGCCATTTCCTCCAGGGTTTACTTGAAGATGATCTGATCAAACATGACCTCTCAGAGGTAGCAACCCCTTTGCCCAGTGGGGAAGAGATGGACTCAAGGCCAGCCTCTCTTCGACGCGTCGCGAGCCTGGAGAACCTGCAGAAGAGGATCCATAGAGATTCAGTGCACTCCGAGGACACATCGATTTTTTCGGACGATGAAGTCCCTGCCAAAGCCCAGTAA
- the LOC123452808 gene encoding CBL-interacting protein kinase 4-like codes for MNGKSKKSKGTPLLGKYELGRLLGRGTFAKVYLAHPVTGGEPVAVKVIDKAEVMGMEGMAPRVLREVVAMRRLRHPGVLRLHEVLATRSRIYLVMELAPRGDLQSMLAALPNRRFSEKAARRVFVQLTAALAHCHARGVTHRDVKPQNVLLDSAGNLKVSDFGLSALPDTLRDDGRLHTACGTPAYAAPEVLRHASYDGAKADAWSCGVMLFVLLAGRLPFDDANIPDMCRKAHRREYEVPPWVTPPARRLVHRLLDPNPATRVSVEALAATHPWFVKRSLSLDSQLDGLLDGQPERALTFRAPAVNAFDIISMSQGLDLSGLFGGSKNREKRFMTTASPEQTLEQLSRASGKLGYVVVGKKGVGCQRRPPGRPAISVGISELVPPLMLVEMRLEMDDGDGGEVQVFGWDQLRVELGDVVRAWHSCEDLQQVQ; via the coding sequence ATGAACGGCAAGAGCAAGAAGAGCAAGGGCACGCCACTGCTGGGCAAGTACGAGCTCGGGCGACTGCTCGGTCGCGGCACGTTCGCCAAGGTCTACCTCGCGCACCCGGTCACTGGCGGTGAGCCGGTGGCAGTGAAGGTGATCGACAAGGCGGAGGTGATGGGCATGGAGGGCATGGCGCCTCGCGTGCTCCGGGAGGTGGTGGCCATGCGCCGGCTTCGCCACCCGGGCGTGCTCCGCCTCCACGAGGTGCTCGCCACCCGCTCCAGGATCTACCTCGTCATGGAGCTAGCCCCCCGTGGCGACCTCCAGTCCATGCTCGCCGCCCTACCAAACCGCCGCTTCTCGGAGAAGGCCGCGCGGCGCGTGTTCGTGCAGCTCACGGCGGCGCTCGCACACTGCCACGCGCGCGGCGTAACGCACCGCGACGTCAAGCCGCAGAACGTCCTCCTCGACAGCGCCGGCAACCTTAAGGTGTCCGACTTCGGCCTATCGGCGCTCCCAGACACGCTTCGGGACGACGGCCGCCTCCACACCGCCTGCGGCACGCCGGCCTATGCCGCGCCGGAGGTGCTCCGCCACGCATCATACGACGGCGCCAAGGCCGACGCGTGGTCCTGCGGCGTCATgctcttcgtcctcctcgccggacGCCTGCCCTTCGACGACGCGAACATCCCCGACATGTGCCGGAAGGCGCACCGCCGTGAGTACGAGGTCCCGCCGTGGGTGACCCCGCCGGCGCGCCGCCTGGTGCACCGCCTGCTCGACCCGAACCCGGCGACCCGCGTCTCCGTGGAGGCTCTGGCGGCGACGCACCCATGGTTCGTCAAGCGCTCCCTCAGCCTCGACTCGCAGCTCGACGGCCTCCTCGACGGCCAGCCAGAGCGCGCGCTGACGTTCCGGGCGCCGGCGGTGAACGCGTTCGACATCATATCCATGTCGCAGGGGCTCGACCTGTCCGGGCTGTTCGGCGGGAGCAAGAACAGGGAGAAGCGGTTCATGACGACAGCGTCGCCGGAGCAGACGCTGGAGCAGCTCAGCCGGGCGAGCGGGAAGCTCGGGTACGTCGTGGTAGGGAAGAAAGGAGTGGGATGCCAGCGCCGTCCTCCAGGGAGGCCGGCGATATCGGTTGGGATTTCGGAGCTGGTGCCGCCACTAATGCTCGTCGAGATGCGGCTGGAGATGgatgacggcgacggcggcgaggttCAAGTGTTTGGTTGGGATCAGCTGAGGGTGGAGCTAGGGGATGTAGTAAGGGCTTGGCACAGCTGTGAAGATTTGCAACAAGTTCAGTAA